From Paenibacillus sp. PK3_47, the proteins below share one genomic window:
- a CDS encoding U32 family peptidase — MARYFNGKEIELLAPAGTFEIFEAVIQSACDAVYFGGPVLNMRMMRKGYNLSRGEIVKALETAHKLDKKVYVTVNNLFSEEDVEEAREYLRFLDNARPDALIVQDMAVLELIREMELTVPVHASVMMNVHNLEMIYALRDLGVSRVVTSREMDLQTAKLLGQRSGMELEYFIHGDMCSVHGANCYFSSQVFGMSSNRGKCMKPCRWDYRIKKDGYVFPAEYPLAVKDMFMYEHLPELIESGITSFKIEGRMRDKEFMVSLANSYGEAIDRYIEDPLGFDRTVDSKELYKNRKRDFSTAYAFGRPGLSNINRRYEGTGKFYSTGKVFSTPTAERELSGNRVMQLRERLSEAACGKQVRPELAVRVNNMEQARLVLEMGVENLYLPGEVFAPDLPFTKQDIKELGALKGQTRLYLGMPRMMTELHFAQFDHLLGGERLPIDGLMITNLGAIRRFRNTGYPMIGDVNLNVYNHLSAGLYAGLGLDKLTVSPEMTMEHFADFTSRCGLPLEVVVHGTPALMYMEHDLFENTEVMEPIGEEDNLYVSNDVLVLKTDKGENPVYRDQYGRNHLLFSKELCYLPVLEEMKGLGIASFRIEGATYSTSQLRVIIEAYRNAINGSGVKDELLGGLQPVYAGFTLGSLQFN, encoded by the coding sequence ATGGCTCGTTATTTTAATGGCAAAGAAATTGAATTGTTGGCACCGGCAGGCACGTTTGAGATTTTTGAAGCGGTGATTCAGTCGGCCTGTGATGCGGTGTATTTTGGCGGACCGGTACTCAATATGAGAATGATGCGCAAAGGCTACAACCTGTCCCGTGGGGAGATTGTCAAAGCGCTAGAAACCGCTCATAAGCTGGATAAAAAAGTCTATGTGACGGTCAACAACCTCTTCAGCGAAGAAGATGTGGAAGAGGCCAGAGAATATTTGCGTTTTCTCGACAATGCCCGACCGGATGCGCTGATTGTACAGGACATGGCTGTGCTGGAGCTGATCCGCGAAATGGAGCTCACAGTTCCTGTGCATGCCTCGGTCATGATGAATGTACATAATCTGGAGATGATTTATGCGCTGCGTGATCTGGGGGTCAGCCGTGTGGTCACCTCGCGTGAAATGGACCTGCAGACAGCCAAGCTGCTTGGACAGCGGAGCGGAATGGAACTGGAATACTTCATTCACGGCGATATGTGTTCCGTTCACGGGGCCAACTGTTACTTCAGCTCCCAGGTATTCGGCATGAGCAGCAACCGGGGGAAATGTATGAAGCCCTGCCGCTGGGATTACCGGATCAAAAAAGACGGCTATGTGTTCCCGGCGGAATATCCGCTCGCAGTGAAGGATATGTTCATGTATGAGCACCTTCCGGAGCTGATTGAATCGGGCATTACTTCTTTTAAAATTGAAGGCCGGATGCGGGACAAAGAGTTTATGGTGAGCCTGGCGAACAGCTATGGTGAGGCAATTGACCGGTATATTGAGGATCCGCTCGGCTTTGACCGTACCGTGGATTCCAAAGAGCTGTACAAGAACCGCAAACGTGACTTTTCGACCGCATATGCTTTTGGCAGACCGGGATTGTCCAACATTAACCGCCGTTATGAAGGGACCGGGAAATTTTACAGCACAGGCAAAGTATTCAGTACCCCTACTGCAGAACGGGAGTTGTCCGGGAACAGGGTGATGCAGCTGCGGGAACGTCTCTCGGAAGCGGCGTGCGGGAAGCAGGTAAGGCCTGAGCTTGCAGTGCGTGTGAATAACATGGAGCAGGCCCGGCTGGTGCTGGAGATGGGGGTAGAGAATCTGTATCTGCCTGGTGAAGTGTTTGCGCCGGACCTTCCGTTTACGAAGCAGGATATTAAGGAACTGGGTGCGTTAAAAGGGCAAACCAGGCTGTATCTCGGCATGCCGCGGATGATGACAGAGCTGCATTTTGCCCAATTTGATCACCTGCTGGGCGGGGAACGCCTGCCAATTGACGGGCTCATGATTACCAATCTTGGAGCGATCCGCCGTTTCCGCAATACGGGCTATCCGATGATCGGAGACGTTAATCTCAATGTGTATAACCATCTTTCGGCCGGGCTCTATGCCGGACTGGGACTGGATAAACTTACGGTCTCACCGGAAATGACGATGGAGCATTTTGCAGACTTTACCTCCCGCTGCGGGCTGCCGCTTGAAGTGGTTGTACACGGCACACCGGCGCTGATGTATATGGAGCATGACTTGTTCGAGAACACGGAGGTTATGGAGCCGATCGGTGAGGAAGACAATCTGTATGTCAGCAATGACGTTCTTGTGCTCAAAACAGATAAAGGTGAAAACCCGGTCTACCGTGACCAGTACGGACGCAATCATCTGCTGTTTTCCAAAGAGCTCTGCTATCTGCCGGTGCTGGAAGAGATGAAGGGACTGGGGATTGCCAGCTTCCGGATTGAAGGCGCTACGTACAGTACCAGCCAGCTGCGTGTCATCATTGAGGCTTACCGGAATGCAATTAACGGTTCTGGTGTAAAAGATGAGCTGCTCGGCGGTTTACAGCCGGTTTATGCCGGATTTACCCTGGGCTCACTGCAGTTTAATTAA
- a CDS encoding energy-coupling factor transporter transmembrane component T — protein MNDRLLLGRSIETGSWVHKLDARSKIIGMLLYFAVILLAYSWTSMAVLAVFSVAVMASTRIPLKYFVKAAKPLRYLMLFIFIVQAISVKEGAVYLSLGSFSMHEGGLRVAAFSVIRMFLLITFTALLTFTTLPAKLNQGLEGILKPFKKLGLSPDRITLMISIALRFIPTILDESQIIMKAQASRGADLKELPLKEKGRMLVSLLIPVISSAFRRAQDLVYSMEARGFRMDAPRTRYHRPKWSGADTVFVMMFVVLGVAVALL, from the coding sequence ATGAATGACCGCCTGCTGCTAGGCCGCAGTATTGAGACAGGCTCCTGGGTTCATAAGCTGGATGCCCGTTCCAAAATCATCGGGATGCTGCTGTACTTCGCCGTTATTCTGCTGGCTTACTCCTGGACGTCCATGGCGGTTCTCGCCGTATTCTCGGTTGCAGTTATGGCTTCCACGCGGATACCGCTTAAATATTTTGTGAAGGCAGCCAAGCCTTTAAGGTACCTGATGTTATTTATTTTCATCGTTCAGGCTATTTCCGTTAAAGAAGGCGCGGTTTACCTGTCCCTAGGTTCGTTTTCAATGCATGAAGGCGGCCTGCGTGTGGCGGCCTTTTCTGTGATCCGGATGTTTCTGCTGATCACCTTTACTGCGCTGCTTACCTTCACGACACTGCCTGCCAAGCTGAACCAGGGGCTGGAGGGGATTCTGAAGCCGTTCAAGAAGCTGGGGCTTTCGCCGGACCGGATTACGCTGATGATCAGCATTGCCCTGCGGTTCATTCCGACCATTCTGGATGAATCCCAGATTATCATGAAGGCCCAGGCTTCGCGCGGGGCTGACCTGAAGGAGCTGCCCCTGAAGGAGAAGGGACGGATGCTCGTCTCCCTGCTGATTCCGGTAATCTCCAGCGCGTTCCGCCGCGCCCAGGATCTGGTCTACTCCATGGAGGCCCGCGGTTTCCGCATGGATGCGCCGCGTACCCGGTATCACCGCCCCAAATGGAGCGGTGCGGATACTGTATTTGTCATGATGTTCGTCGTTTTGGGAGTGGCTGTAGCGTTGTTATAG
- a CDS encoding Gx transporter family protein — MPMSSSESSTALKRTVIIALFAAVAVVLSIVEAQIPLAGMGLMPGAKLGFANIMILTCIYFLRGRDALVLVLLKTLLTAFLLGTFSSLLFSLFGSLFSFVVMYVLVRFGGKKFSVIGISIAGGLAHNTGQLLAASIVLKSSSTFYYFPMLLITGVVTGIAVGFAVRYVIDSLSRISLFEEFLKTPGH; from the coding sequence ATGCCTATGTCCAGTAGTGAATCATCTACGGCTCTCAAGAGAACGGTTATTATAGCTCTTTTTGCAGCTGTAGCAGTTGTGCTTAGTATTGTGGAGGCTCAAATTCCGCTTGCGGGTATGGGGCTGATGCCGGGAGCGAAGCTGGGCTTCGCCAATATTATGATTTTGACCTGTATTTATTTTTTGCGCGGCCGTGATGCGCTGGTGCTTGTTCTGCTCAAAACTTTGCTTACCGCATTTTTATTAGGTACCTTTTCAAGCCTGCTGTTCAGCCTGTTCGGATCTTTGTTCAGCTTTGTCGTAATGTATGTGCTTGTCCGCTTTGGAGGGAAGAAGTTCAGTGTCATTGGTATCAGTATTGCCGGAGGATTGGCACATAACACCGGACAACTGTTAGCCGCGTCCATCGTGCTGAAATCATCCAGTACGTTCTACTATTTTCCGATGCTGCTTATTACCGGTGTGGTTACAGGGATTGCGGTCGGCTTTGCGGTAAGGTATGTAATAGACTCACTCTCCAGAATATCGCTGTTTGAAGAGTTTTTGAAGACGCCGGGTCACTAA
- a CDS encoding polyprenyl synthetase family protein — translation MKLHEALHIDLNEINREIESLVTRDKDVPKKSALAQSILELVGSGGKRLRPLMVIVGSRFGPKPAGRRALQLSAAAEFIHAASLIHDDIIDNAELRRGGPALHIKTGVRSAVHVGNYMSARVIELLSKYTGDRNRYVHDLSSVATAQLCLGEYQQMEHAYDYDLTMEQYLEKSRNKTAMLMATCLRVGALSSESTEETADLLYRFGEALGMSFQIQDDLLDFTQSADVLGKPAGSDLRHGQVTLPVLFALQDPALSPAIRKIGSASSTEEVEYVLGLISGSDALARTEQVSQDYLDQASAIVQQLAAYPAHKDLDTLLNYFAGRDR, via the coding sequence ATGAAGCTGCATGAAGCCTTACACATAGACCTGAATGAAATCAACCGTGAAATCGAAAGCTTAGTGACCCGTGATAAAGACGTTCCCAAAAAGTCGGCGCTTGCGCAGAGCATTCTCGAGCTTGTCGGCTCCGGCGGCAAACGGCTCCGGCCGCTGATGGTTATTGTCGGCAGCCGTTTCGGTCCCAAGCCCGCAGGCCGCAGAGCCCTGCAGCTGTCCGCTGCTGCCGAATTTATTCACGCGGCCTCTTTAATCCATGACGATATTATTGATAATGCCGAGCTGCGTCGCGGCGGGCCCGCCCTCCATATCAAGACCGGGGTCCGGTCAGCTGTGCATGTCGGCAACTATATGTCCGCCCGGGTCATTGAGCTGTTAAGCAAATATACCGGGGACAGAAACCGCTACGTCCATGATTTGTCCTCTGTGGCTACCGCCCAGCTGTGTCTGGGTGAATACCAGCAGATGGAGCACGCCTATGATTATGATCTGACGATGGAGCAGTACCTGGAGAAGTCGCGCAACAAAACAGCGATGCTCATGGCCACCTGTCTTCGTGTAGGCGCGCTGTCCTCAGAGAGCACTGAAGAGACCGCAGATCTTCTCTACCGTTTCGGGGAAGCGCTCGGCATGTCCTTTCAGATTCAGGACGACCTGCTTGACTTCACCCAGTCCGCTGACGTGCTCGGCAAGCCTGCCGGCAGTGACCTGCGCCATGGTCAGGTGACCCTGCCTGTGCTCTTTGCCCTGCAGGACCCGGCGCTGTCTCCCGCCATCCGTAAGATTGGTTCCGCCTCTTCTACTGAAGAGGTAGAGTATGTACTCGGGCTTATTTCCGGCAGCGACGCCTTGGCCCGTACTGAACAGGTCAGCCAGGATTATCTCGATCAGGCTTCAGCCATCGTGCAGCAGCTTGCCGCTTATCCTGCGCATAAGGACCTGGATACCCTGCTCAACTATTTCGCCGGCAGGGACCGTTAA
- a CDS encoding energy-coupling factor transporter ATPase, protein MAIQLQQVSYTYADRSLWRQTALHDITLNIPRGSMLGIAGATGSGKSTLLQLFNGILKPTAGSVTVLDVTIRAGEKPPKLLPLRRRVGLVFQFPEQQMFEDTVEKDLCFGPLNFGMSPEEARERARKAMTDMGLDLALLERNPFRLSGGQMRKAAIASVLAMDPDVVVLDEPTATLDPVSRAELIGLLTRLCREQGRTVIIVTHRMDELLPYADSWALLGEGQLVFQGSREELAADPQVLERCGLAVPQSLRYWRAVADHFGLTGDPCLTAESLAALIASLQAAEGSAETGEGDGNE, encoded by the coding sequence ATGGCCATACAACTACAGCAAGTAAGCTATACCTATGCGGACCGGAGTCTCTGGAGGCAGACAGCGCTGCATGATATTACACTGAATATTCCACGGGGTTCAATGCTGGGGATTGCCGGGGCTACGGGCTCCGGTAAGTCTACGCTTTTGCAGCTGTTCAACGGGATACTGAAGCCGACAGCGGGCTCCGTCACTGTGCTGGATGTGACCATCCGTGCCGGGGAGAAACCGCCGAAGCTGCTGCCGCTGCGCCGCAGGGTCGGACTGGTCTTTCAATTCCCGGAGCAGCAGATGTTTGAGGACACAGTGGAGAAGGATTTATGCTTCGGGCCGCTCAACTTCGGAATGAGCCCCGAGGAAGCCAGGGAACGCGCACGCAAGGCCATGACAGACATGGGACTCGACCTTGCCCTCCTGGAACGCAATCCGTTCCGCTTAAGCGGCGGACAAATGCGCAAGGCCGCCATCGCTTCGGTGCTGGCGATGGATCCGGATGTCGTGGTGCTGGATGAGCCGACAGCGACGCTCGATCCGGTCAGCCGGGCCGAGCTGATCGGGCTGCTTACACGCCTGTGCCGCGAGCAGGGCCGTACGGTTATTATCGTCACCCACCGGATGGACGAGCTGCTGCCGTATGCTGACAGCTGGGCCCTGCTGGGTGAAGGTCAGCTGGTATTTCAGGGCAGCAGGGAAGAGCTTGCAGCAGACCCGCAGGTTCTGGAACGCTGCGGTCTGGCGGTACCGCAATCGCTCCGCTATTGGCGGGCAGTAGCCGACCATTTTGGCTTAACAGGCGATCCTTGTCTGACCGCTGAGAGCCTGGCCGCATTGATAGCTTCCCTGCAGGCGGCAGAGGGCTCTGCGGAGACGGGAGAGGGGGATGGAAATGAATGA
- a CDS encoding NusG domain II-containing protein yields MKRADILLVSIVLIAALAFLVPRWFSEDKGGPGKDLVANITVDGKLFKTVQLTKEEQTVEVRTDHGYNILKVHDYGIEMYDADCPDKVCLGFGFVTLPKQTIVCLPHRVLVEIAGASGGDDIDAYVQ; encoded by the coding sequence ATGAAACGCGCAGATATACTGCTGGTTTCCATCGTGCTGATCGCCGCACTTGCCTTTCTGGTGCCGCGGTGGTTTTCAGAGGATAAGGGCGGTCCGGGCAAGGATCTCGTGGCCAATATAACGGTGGATGGCAAGCTGTTCAAGACAGTGCAGCTGACCAAAGAAGAACAGACTGTTGAAGTACGCACAGATCATGGATATAACATATTGAAGGTGCATGATTACGGAATTGAAATGTATGACGCCGATTGCCCGGATAAAGTATGTCTTGGCTTTGGATTTGTTACTCTGCCGAAGCAGACGATTGTATGCTTGCCGCACCGGGTACTGGTAGAGATTGCAGGCGCATCCGGAGGAGATGATATAGATGCCTATGTCCAGTAG
- a CDS encoding UbiA-like polyprenyltransferase yields the protein MVIFNVFKTAALKLKMFSELVMFSHTLFSLPFAIISMVWAAGGWPSGHMMLWGLIALIGARNGANAFNRLVDRTFDRLNPRTAHRHLPQRLLAEKEVILFIVINYAVFIVASGMLNLLCLILSPVAIVLISSYSYTKRFTFLSHLYLGFVIASAPIGAWFAVTGNIAFTPFVIGTVVMLWIAGFDIIYGTQDIDFDRRHGLWSIPSFFGLENALRISKGLHFIMIMLLLFLYLWRDLGWMYLVGIGIATLLLMTEHKIIKPSNRKLMKVASYNLNQVISMVILLCTMVDYFYVS from the coding sequence ATGGTTATCTTTAATGTTTTTAAGACGGCTGCGCTTAAGCTGAAAATGTTCAGCGAACTCGTCATGTTCTCCCATACGCTGTTTTCGCTGCCGTTTGCAATCATCTCTATGGTATGGGCGGCAGGCGGCTGGCCTTCGGGGCACATGATGCTGTGGGGGCTTATAGCGCTCATAGGGGCACGCAACGGCGCCAATGCTTTTAACCGGCTGGTGGACCGTACCTTTGACCGTCTGAATCCGCGTACGGCGCACCGGCATCTGCCGCAGCGTCTGCTCGCGGAAAAAGAAGTGATCCTGTTCATTGTTATCAACTACGCGGTGTTTATTGTGGCATCCGGCATGCTGAATCTGCTCTGTCTGATCTTGTCGCCGGTAGCGATTGTTCTTATTTCTTCTTACTCTTACACTAAAAGATTCACCTTTCTCAGCCATCTGTACCTGGGCTTTGTCATTGCCTCGGCACCGATCGGCGCATGGTTTGCCGTTACGGGGAATATCGCCTTTACGCCGTTCGTGATCGGCACGGTCGTGATGCTCTGGATTGCCGGATTTGATATTATCTACGGCACCCAGGATATCGATTTCGACCGGCGGCATGGCTTGTGGTCGATTCCCAGCTTCTTCGGCCTGGAGAACGCGCTGCGGATCTCCAAAGGGCTGCATTTTATTATGATTATGCTGCTGCTGTTCCTGTACCTCTGGCGCGATCTGGGCTGGATGTACCTGGTGGGCATTGGCATCGCTACACTGCTGCTGATGACAGAGCACAAAATCATCAAGCCTTCCAACCGGAAGCTGATGAAGGTGGCTTCTTATAATTTGAACCAGGTGATTAGTATGGTGATATTGCTGTGTACGATGGTTGATTATTTTTATGTTAGCTAG
- a CDS encoding HD-GYP domain-containing protein, which produces MDIYGAFLKKQIVNYLFGSVVAVLAVGSLILLSSLQISMVEYFRLMIVLCISFVIMAVLEIRMFFRHIEPIRAAMKQQEPTLAVMEKAYLRTHRLPRYAIQRILGPHLLGLSLPAVLMTYWMIRNGLVSIPYFYLLLAVAGAVLIAGMHALIEFFLTCSAIVPLIKEFRNRALDMYNVDFSLEGHIFVPIRPKFLVSCMLIGTFPLFLFIMATQIRLNNYKYGSEAGLQNYWAWAGLVLLIGTIFSSIAAWLLTRSVQHPINELYQAMNNVKDGRLTQIQDEYSDEFSKLVAGFNMMVRGLQTREQQNIQLLDSYFTTLAVTLDARDSYTAGHSLRVAEYSVIIGRLAGLNGRELDDLRKSALLHDIGKIGVPDSVLFKDGNLTEEEFDQIKSHPVLGENILRQIEPVEKMAPYLSGVRSHHERYDGKGYPDGLAGTAIPLHGRIIAVADAYDAMTSDRPYRKGMDHERALLILEQGRGSQWDPEFAGLLLAYFGFSPEESDGDQSGKAG; this is translated from the coding sequence ATGGATATCTACGGGGCATTTTTAAAGAAACAGATCGTGAATTATTTGTTCGGCTCCGTTGTTGCTGTGCTGGCAGTGGGCAGCTTAATCCTGCTGTCCTCGCTGCAGATCAGTATGGTGGAGTACTTCAGGCTGATGATCGTATTATGCATATCTTTTGTAATCATGGCGGTTCTGGAAATCAGGATGTTCTTCAGGCACATCGAACCGATCAGAGCGGCAATGAAGCAGCAGGAGCCTACGCTTGCAGTGATGGAAAAAGCTTATCTGCGCACTCACCGGCTGCCGAGGTATGCGATCCAGCGGATTCTCGGTCCCCATTTGCTCGGCCTCTCCCTTCCGGCGGTTCTCATGACTTACTGGATGATCCGTAACGGGCTGGTCAGCATCCCCTACTTTTATCTTCTGCTGGCGGTTGCCGGTGCTGTCCTGATTGCAGGCATGCATGCCCTGATCGAATTTTTTCTGACCTGCTCGGCGATAGTTCCCCTGATTAAAGAGTTCAGAAACCGCGCTTTGGATATGTATAATGTCGATTTCTCTCTGGAAGGCCATATTTTTGTACCGATACGGCCCAAGTTCCTGGTCAGCTGCATGCTGATCGGAACATTTCCGCTTTTTCTGTTTATTATGGCGACGCAGATCCGGCTGAACAATTATAAGTACGGATCAGAAGCAGGCCTGCAGAATTATTGGGCTTGGGCCGGCTTGGTGCTGCTGATCGGCACGATCTTCTCCTCCATAGCGGCCTGGCTGTTGACCCGGAGCGTTCAGCATCCGATTAACGAGCTGTACCAGGCGATGAATAACGTGAAAGACGGGCGGCTTACCCAAATCCAGGACGAATATTCGGATGAATTCTCGAAGCTCGTTGCCGGATTCAACATGATGGTCCGGGGGCTTCAGACCCGGGAGCAGCAGAACATACAACTGCTGGACAGTTACTTTACTACGCTTGCGGTTACCCTGGATGCCCGTGATTCATATACAGCCGGACATTCTCTGCGGGTGGCGGAATACTCGGTTATTATCGGCCGGCTGGCAGGCCTGAACGGACGGGAGCTCGATGATCTGCGCAAATCGGCACTCCTGCATGATATCGGCAAAATCGGCGTGCCTGACAGCGTGCTTTTCAAAGACGGCAATCTGACCGAAGAGGAGTTTGACCAGATCAAAAGCCATCCCGTGCTGGGTGAGAATATATTGCGGCAGATTGAGCCTGTGGAGAAAATGGCGCCTTACCTGAGCGGGGTCCGCTCCCACCATGAACGTTACGACGGCAAGGGATATCCGGATGGACTGGCCGGTACGGCAATTCCTCTTCATGGCAGAATTATTGCCGTTGCAGATGCCTATGATGCCATGACCTCGGACCGCCCGTACCGCAAAGGCATGGATCATGAACGTGCGCTGCTGATTCTGGAACAGGGCAGAGGGAGCCAGTGGGACCCTGAGTTTGCCGGACTGCTGCTGGCTTACTTTGGATTCAGCCCCGAGGAAAGCGATGGGGATCAGTCCGGCAAAGCCGGATAA
- a CDS encoding aspartate aminotransferase family protein → MEQHFIGREEVAAKRKQYFYPCTAHFYRNAPQMVRGSMQFMYDENGKRYTDFFAGVSVVACGHCNPAITARTIEQLQQLQHTSTVYLTQPNVDLAERLEEVLPGQLRRSFFVNSGSEANEGALLLARMHTGRKGFIALEGGLHGRTNLTMSVTGLQMWRTDPYLDEDVTFIERPYDPEMSLEDAAARSLESLERVLAEKGGTIAAMIVEPIQGNGGMVMPVFSYFREVKALLEQYGVLLIDDEIQTGYGRTGAMFAIEHFGVVPDIISMAKALGNGVPVAAFATTDEIAASLNRPSASTFGGNPVSAATALAVLDYIRDERLPERAAELGGRLKQGLQALQERYPALISDVRGTGFMLGAELSAPDTAAAAGLTDHVLEEMKDRGYLIGKNGVNRNVLAFQPPLVVTAEDIDGLVNTLDQVLAHV, encoded by the coding sequence ATGGAACAGCATTTTATCGGGAGAGAGGAAGTCGCTGCGAAGCGGAAACAGTACTTTTATCCCTGCACCGCCCACTTCTATCGTAATGCACCGCAAATGGTACGCGGCAGCATGCAGTTTATGTATGATGAGAACGGTAAAAGGTATACGGATTTCTTCGCGGGAGTCTCGGTAGTGGCCTGCGGCCACTGCAACCCGGCGATTACGGCGCGGACGATAGAGCAGCTGCAACAGCTGCAGCATACCTCGACGGTCTATCTTACCCAGCCTAATGTAGATCTTGCCGAACGGCTGGAGGAAGTGCTGCCGGGACAACTGCGGCGCAGCTTTTTTGTGAACAGCGGCTCTGAGGCCAATGAGGGAGCACTGCTGCTGGCCAGAATGCATACCGGGCGCAAAGGGTTCATCGCACTGGAAGGCGGGCTCCACGGCCGGACCAATCTTACGATGAGTGTAACCGGGCTGCAGATGTGGAGAACGGACCCATACCTCGATGAGGATGTCACTTTTATAGAGCGTCCGTATGATCCGGAGATGAGCCTTGAAGATGCTGCTGCGCGGTCTCTGGAGAGCCTGGAGCGTGTACTGGCAGAGAAAGGCGGCACCATTGCCGCTATGATCGTTGAGCCAATCCAGGGGAATGGCGGGATGGTTATGCCGGTATTCTCTTATTTCCGTGAGGTCAAAGCCCTGCTTGAGCAATACGGCGTGCTTCTGATCGACGATGAGATTCAGACCGGCTACGGGCGTACCGGCGCTATGTTCGCAATTGAGCATTTTGGCGTCGTGCCGGATATTATCAGCATGGCCAAAGCGCTGGGGAATGGCGTTCCGGTTGCCGCTTTTGCGACCACGGATGAGATTGCAGCTTCGCTGAACAGGCCGTCTGCGTCAACCTTTGGCGGCAATCCTGTATCGGCCGCTACGGCGCTGGCAGTTCTGGACTACATCCGTGATGAGCGTCTGCCGGAGCGGGCAGCAGAGCTTGGCGGCCGGCTGAAGCAGGGGCTTCAGGCGCTGCAGGAACGTTATCCGGCGCTGATCTCCGATGTGCGGGGGACAGGGTTTATGCTCGGGGCGGAGCTGTCCGCACCTGACACCGCAGCCGCTGCCGGGCTGACAGACCATGTGCTGGAGGAAATGAAGGACCGGGGGTATCTGATCGGCAAAAATGGTGTGAACCGCAATGTACTCGCCTTTCAGCCGCCGCTGGTGGTTACTGCTGAAGACATTGACGGATTAGTTAACACCCTGGATCAAGTGCTGGCCCATGTCTGA
- a CDS encoding ATP-binding cassette domain-containing protein: MTNMNGSYKALEAEHEPAVITFEGVSFGYVPEQPILQDITVAIPRGQWVSVVGPNGCGKSTLVKLLNALLPKSDGEITVCGHRLEEDTIGTIRQCIGMVFQNPDNQFVGGTVEEDIVFGLEGLCLPYPEMEERLRVYSRKLGIDHLLQKHPGELSGGQKQRVAIASILAMKPGIVIFDEASSMLDEGSRDELLGILQDMRREGNYTILMITHDADEILASDRVLALHGGSLAADVTPQELFRNEELLAKCHLREPYPWRLARELDSLGIKVDVPASEKELIDTLWPYNYSK; the protein is encoded by the coding sequence ATGACTAACATGAATGGATCGTACAAAGCGTTAGAGGCTGAGCATGAACCTGCCGTAATTACATTTGAGGGGGTATCGTTCGGATACGTCCCGGAGCAGCCGATTCTGCAGGATATTACAGTGGCTATTCCAAGGGGGCAATGGGTTAGTGTGGTCGGCCCCAACGGCTGCGGCAAATCAACGCTGGTCAAGCTGCTCAATGCGCTCCTGCCCAAAAGTGACGGTGAGATTACCGTATGCGGCCATAGACTGGAAGAGGATACAATCGGAACAATCCGGCAGTGCATAGGCATGGTGTTCCAGAACCCGGATAACCAGTTTGTCGGGGGAACTGTCGAAGAGGATATCGTTTTTGGCCTGGAAGGGCTCTGTTTACCATACCCTGAGATGGAGGAACGTCTCCGGGTCTACAGCCGCAAGCTGGGCATTGACCATCTGCTCCAGAAGCATCCCGGCGAGCTGTCCGGAGGACAGAAGCAGCGTGTAGCCATTGCCTCCATTCTTGCCATGAAGCCAGGCATCGTCATATTTGACGAGGCCTCTTCCATGTTGGATGAAGGGAGCAGGGATGAGCTGCTCGGCATCCTGCAGGATATGCGCCGGGAAGGGAATTATACGATTCTGATGATCACCCATGATGCGGATGAGATTCTGGCCTCAGACCGTGTACTGGCTCTGCACGGCGGCAGCCTGGCGGCTGATGTAACGCCGCAGGAGCTGTTCAGGAATGAAGAGCTTCTTGCGAAATGCCACCTGCGGGAGCCCTACCCTTGGCGCCTGGCCCGTGAATTGGACAGCCTGGGAATCAAGGTGGATGTGCCCGCCAGCGAAAAGGAGCTTATAGACACATTATGGCCATACAACTACAGCAAGTAA